The following are encoded together in the Gemmobacter sp. genome:
- a CDS encoding TRAP transporter small permease, giving the protein MRLPPAISGVVSTYLLILRLVAGLSMAIIVVVMIAQVWARYVMGGSLIWAEELCRYLLVWQTFLVLGLAYSKGEFVSLDFLPNALSDRGKWVLKAVTAVPVVIFLAVIARYGADYASRFNNQTIPALDFIWGSLFGRPLGLSIRYVYVSVSVGSALMILHVLADLVTSFGPAMRGPDTDRPMGAAREQG; this is encoded by the coding sequence CCTGCGTCTGGTCGCGGGCCTGTCCATGGCCATCATCGTCGTGGTGATGATCGCGCAGGTCTGGGCGCGCTATGTCATGGGCGGATCGCTGATCTGGGCCGAGGAACTGTGCCGCTACCTGCTGGTCTGGCAGACCTTTCTGGTGCTGGGCCTGGCCTATTCCAAGGGTGAGTTCGTATCGCTGGATTTCCTGCCCAATGCCCTGTCGGATCGCGGCAAATGGGTGCTGAAGGCGGTGACGGCCGTTCCCGTCGTCATCTTTCTGGCGGTGATCGCGCGCTATGGCGCCGATTACGCCTCGCGGTTCAACAACCAGACGATCCCGGCGCTGGACTTCATCTGGGGGTCGCTGTTCGGCCGGCCGCTGGGGCTGTCGATCCGCTATGTCTATGTGTCCGTCTCGGTGGGATCGGCGCTGATGATCCTGCATGTCCTGGCCGATCTGGTCACAAGCTTTGGTCCCGCCATGCGGGGCCCCGATACCGACCGCCCGATGGGCGCTGCAAGGGAACAGGGCTGA